In one Nicotiana tomentosiformis chromosome 6, ASM39032v3, whole genome shotgun sequence genomic region, the following are encoded:
- the LOC104120559 gene encoding 3-ketoacyl-CoA synthase 2-like: MAENAGEVGQSNLPNFLLSIRLKYVKLGYHYLISNAVYLLIVPILAVVGLHLSTFTLENLMNHLAMLKSFSTLVVFLTTVYFMSCPRNVYLVDFACYKPHQCFMTSKQGLIEKMSDILDEESLNFIKKISKRSGLGEKTYVPAESKIPSSVPMSINQNEAKMVIIGAIDDLLAKTGVKIREIGIVIVNSSAFNPTPSLSAMIVNHYKLGVNVITYNLGGMGCSAGLISVDLANRLLQGQANSYALIASTEIISSVYYSGKMKSMLLPNCLFRMGASAALLSNRSSDRRRSKYQLMHVIRTHKGADDRAFNCAYIDEDEDGKKGISLSKDLMAVAGEALKTNITTLGPLVLPMSEQLLFFASLIVRKVFKRKMKAYIPDFKMAFEHFCIHAGGRAVLDELQKNLDLSEVLMEPSRMTLYRFGNTSSSSVWYNLAYSEAKGRIKKGDRAWQIGFGSGFKCNSVVWRVLRTVDSANEKNVWTDEIEDFPVTY; the protein is encoded by the exons ATGGCAGAAAATGCTGGAGAAGTAGGCCAGTCAAACCTGCCCAATTTTCTTCTCTCCATTAGACTCAAATATGTAAAACTTGGATACCATTACCTAATATCAAATGCAGTTTATCTCCTCATCGTGCCAATTCTTGCTGTTGTCGGACTtcatctttcaacctttactctTGAAAACCTCATGAACCATCTCGCCATGTTGAAATCTTTTTCAACTCTTGTTGTTTTCTTAACCACAGTTTACTTCATGAGTTGTCCAAGAAATGTTTACTTAGTCGATTTTGCATGTTATAAGCCACATCAATGTTTTATGACATCTAAACAAGGTTTAATAGAAAAAATGTCCGACATTTTGGACGAAGAAAGTTTAAATTTTATAAAGAAAATCTCGAAGAGATCAGGTTTAGGTGAAAAGACTTACGTTCCAGCCGAATCAAAGATCCCATCAAGTGTTCCCATGAGTATTAATCAAAACGAAGCGAAAATGGTTATCATTGGTGCCATAGACGATCTATTGGCGAAAACCGGAGTCAAGATTCGAGAGATTGGGATTGTTATCGTCAATTCTAGTGCGTTTAATCCAACGCCGTCTCTTTCTGCGATGATTGTCAACCATTATAAGCTTGGCGTCAATGTGATTACCTATAATCTCGGTGGCATGGGCTGCAGTGCTGGACTCATTTCTGTAGACCTAGCTAACCGGCTTTTACAG GGGCAAGCCAACTCTTATGCACTTATAGCAAGCACAGAAATAATCTCATCGGTCTACTATTCGGGGAAGATGAAATCAATGCTTTTACCTAATTGTCTTTTTCGAATGGGTGCATCTGCTGCTCTTCTGTCAAACCGTTCCTCTGATCGTCGACGCTCAAAATATCAACTGATGCACGTCATCCGCACACATAAAGGTGCGGATGACAGAGCATTCAATTGTGCCTACATAGATGAGGATGAGGATGGAAAGAAAGGCATTTCATTGTCAAAAGACTTAATGGCAGTTGCTGGTGAGGCCTTAAAAACCAATATCACAACTCTTGGCCCTCTAGTCCTCCCCATGTCCGAGCAGCTCCTCTTTTTCGCCTCCTTAATCGTGAGAAAAGTCTTTAAAAGGAAAATGAAAGCATATATCCCTGATTTCAAGATGGCGTTCGAGCATTTCTGCATTCACGCAGGGGGGAGAGCGGTGTTGGACGAACTTCAGAAGAATCTTGATCTCTCAGAAGTGCTTATGGAACCTTCAAGAATGACTCTTTATAGGTTCGGAAACACTTCAAGCAGCTCAGTGTGGTACAATTTGGCCTACTCCGAAGCCAAAGGGAGGATAAAGAAAGGTGACAGGGCATGGCAAATAGGTTTCGGATCAGGTTTCAAGTGTAACAGTGTTGTTTGGCGTGTGCTAAGGACTGTCGATTCAGCCAACGAAAAGAACGTTTGGACAGATGAGATAGAGGATTTTCCTGTAACCTATTGA